One window of the Tachypleus tridentatus isolate NWPU-2018 chromosome 10, ASM421037v1, whole genome shotgun sequence genome contains the following:
- the LOC143230196 gene encoding arginine--tRNA ligase, cytoplasmic-like: MLDDRGNTAAYLLYALTRMRSIARTANIDPEVLQNAIKETKIHLDHPKEWKLGKAILRFPEVICEILEDLCLHTLCDYLYELATTFTEFYDNCYCVEKDRQTGEVKKVNLSRLLLCEATAAVLTKGFHILGIRTVEKM; this comes from the exons ATGCTGGATGACCGAGGAAACACAGCTGCTTATCTACTTTATGCTCTCACAAGAATGAG GTCGATAGCTCGAACAGCCAATATTGATCCTGAAGTCTTGCAGAATGCCATTAAGGAAACCAAAATCCACCTGGATCATCCTAAGGAATGGAAACTAGGGAAAGCTATATTGAGGTTTCCAGAAGTGATATGCGAGATTCTGGAAGATCTTTGTTTGCACACACTGTGCGACTACCTGTATGAGTTAGCAACAACATTTACAGAGTTCTACGATAACTGCTACTGTGTAGAGAAGGATAGGCAAACAG GTGAAGTGAAGAAGGTGAATTTGAGCAGACTCCTACTTTGTGAAGCCACAGCTGCTGTTCTCACAAAAGGTTTCCACATTCTAGGAATCCGAACCGTGGAAAAAATGTAA